One window from the genome of Desulforamulus ruminis DSM 2154 encodes:
- a CDS encoding CoB--CoM heterodisulfide reductase iron-sulfur subunit A family protein: protein MANKSILVVGGGISGITAAVEAAEVGYEVFLVEKNAYLGGKVSQINEYFPKLCPPNCGLEINFQRIKKNPRIRVITLAEVENISGQEGNFDVTVKIRPRYITDGCTGCGKCAEVCPVERADDFNFGLSKTKAAYLPQPFAFPMKYIIDNTACTGSSCGKCAEACEFKAVDLNMGEKTMNFNVGAVIWATGWDSYAVEKLANYGSGTVTNAISNIMMERLSALTGPTNGKILRPSDGKEPKNIAFVQCAGSRDENHQKACSSVCCMATLKQISYVKKQYPEAKVTIYYMDIRAMGKHEDFYNKIKEYDITMIKGKPSEIKEDAETKDVMVLSENQITQEISELKYDMVVLATGMAPATAAAKVPAAVAYDVDGFVLSGSAPGIYAAGCVAKPGDVASTVQGATAAVIKAIQSTVRG, encoded by the coding sequence ATGGCAAATAAAAGCATATTAGTGGTTGGCGGCGGTATTAGTGGTATTACTGCTGCTGTTGAAGCCGCTGAAGTGGGCTATGAAGTGTTCTTAGTAGAAAAGAACGCTTACCTGGGTGGCAAGGTATCTCAAATTAATGAGTACTTCCCCAAACTTTGCCCGCCGAACTGCGGTTTGGAAATTAATTTTCAAAGAATTAAAAAGAATCCTAGGATCAGAGTGATCACCCTGGCCGAAGTTGAAAATATCTCCGGTCAGGAAGGGAACTTTGACGTAACGGTTAAGATTCGCCCCCGTTATATTACCGATGGCTGCACCGGCTGCGGCAAATGTGCGGAAGTATGCCCGGTAGAAAGAGCCGATGATTTTAATTTCGGCCTGTCGAAAACCAAGGCGGCTTACCTGCCCCAGCCCTTTGCTTTCCCCATGAAATATATCATTGATAACACAGCCTGCACCGGAAGCTCCTGCGGTAAATGTGCGGAAGCCTGCGAATTTAAGGCTGTGGACCTGAATATGGGCGAAAAAACCATGAATTTCAATGTTGGCGCTGTTATTTGGGCCACCGGCTGGGATTCTTATGCCGTAGAAAAACTGGCCAATTACGGCAGTGGTACCGTAACCAATGCCATTTCCAACATTATGATGGAAAGACTGTCTGCCTTGACCGGACCCACCAATGGCAAGATCCTCCGTCCTTCGGACGGCAAAGAGCCGAAAAATATTGCCTTTGTTCAGTGTGCCGGTTCCCGGGATGAAAACCATCAAAAGGCCTGTTCCTCCGTATGCTGCATGGCTACCCTGAAACAAATCAGCTATGTTAAGAAGCAGTACCCGGAGGCCAAGGTAACCATTTACTACATGGATATTCGGGCCATGGGTAAACACGAAGACTTCTATAACAAGATTAAGGAATATGACATCACCATGATTAAAGGGAAGCCTTCCGAGATTAAGGAAGATGCCGAAACCAAGGATGTTATGGTGCTGTCGGAAAACCAGATTACCCAGGAAATCAGCGAACTGAAGTATGATATGGTGGTTCTGGCTACCGGTATGGCGCCTGCCACTGCCGCCGCCAAAGTTCCTGCTGCAGTAGCCTACGATGTGGATGGTTTTGTATTAAGCGGTTCCGCACCCGGTATCTACGCTGCCGGTTGTGTAGCGAAACCGGGAGATGTTGCTTCTACGGTTCAAGGTGCAACAGCCGCTGTAATTAAAGCCATTCAATCTACAGTGAGGGGGTAA
- a CDS encoding YlbF family regulator: MAKIDAALDLCVELGKILSETEEFQKMKEAEANLLHGEEARALVEGLQALQMEIQKKKLAGLQLTEEDKKRMQETEAKALANPLVKASFEAHEKFQGVMSLVSTKIREGINSNSQQMPTDEEEEEDLN, encoded by the coding sequence ATGGCTAAAATAGATGCAGCTTTGGACTTGTGTGTGGAACTTGGCAAAATATTGTCCGAAACCGAGGAATTTCAAAAGATGAAGGAAGCGGAAGCCAATTTACTCCATGGCGAGGAAGCCCGCGCCTTGGTTGAAGGCTTACAGGCTTTGCAAATGGAAATCCAGAAAAAGAAACTGGCAGGTCTGCAATTAACAGAAGAAGATAAGAAGAGAATGCAGGAGACTGAAGCAAAGGCCTTGGCCAATCCTTTAGTAAAGGCTTCCTTTGAGGCTCACGAAAAATTCCAGGGTGTTATGAGCCTGGTCAGCACCAAAATCCGTGAAGGAATTAACAGCAATTCACAGCAGATGCCTACAGATGAGGAAGAGGAAGAAGATTTAAACTGA
- a CDS encoding CoB--CoM heterodisulfide reductase iron-sulfur subunit B family protein: protein MKYSIYPGCSSEGTAISYHHSTLEVAKVLGLELREIEDWNCCGSTVSSSVIGQFAADVLSARNLALAEKMGTEDVVATCSSCYTNLGCVNKKFANEKFKNAANDALSKDDLSYDGKLKVRNILDVMVTDIGLEQIASKVTKPLTGLKVAGYVGCQTVRALREFDNWEQPTFLDNIVSALGAEPVNFPYKLKCCTGIMNATAPDITASAVYPILKSAQEAGADIIVTPCPLCQMNLDAYQVKVNKNFSTKYNLPVLFFTQLMAIAYGLDRKQAALDYCIVSPNNALKQWV, encoded by the coding sequence ATGAAGTACTCAATTTATCCCGGTTGCTCCAGTGAAGGAACCGCCATTAGTTACCATCATTCAACCCTTGAAGTGGCCAAGGTACTGGGGCTTGAACTGAGGGAAATCGAAGATTGGAACTGCTGCGGTTCTACGGTTTCTTCCAGTGTCATCGGTCAGTTTGCGGCGGATGTGCTGTCCGCTAGAAATCTTGCCTTGGCGGAGAAAATGGGAACAGAAGATGTGGTTGCTACCTGTAGTTCCTGTTATACCAACCTGGGTTGCGTAAATAAAAAATTCGCCAACGAGAAATTTAAAAATGCCGCCAACGATGCTTTAAGCAAAGATGACCTCAGCTATGACGGAAAACTAAAAGTCCGTAATATTCTTGATGTAATGGTTACGGATATTGGATTGGAACAAATTGCCTCCAAAGTGACCAAGCCTTTAACAGGACTTAAGGTTGCAGGATATGTAGGCTGCCAAACGGTACGGGCCCTGAGGGAGTTTGATAACTGGGAACAACCGACATTTTTAGATAATATTGTTTCCGCCCTGGGAGCAGAACCCGTAAACTTCCCTTATAAACTAAAGTGCTGTACCGGCATCATGAATGCCACGGCTCCGGATATCACCGCTTCAGCCGTATACCCCATCTTAAAAAGCGCCCAGGAGGCCGGAGCGGATATTATCGTCACCCCCTGTCCCCTGTGTCAAATGAACCTCGATGCCTACCAAGTGAAAGTGAATAAAAATTTTAGCACCAAATATAACCTTCCGGTATTATTCTTTACTCAACTAATGGCCATTGCCTACGGTTTGGACCGCAAGCAGGCGGCGTTGGATTACTGCATTGTTTCGCCAAATAACGCATTAAAGCAATGGGTGTAA
- the aprB gene encoding adenylyl-sulfate reductase subunit beta, whose protein sequence is MPSFVIAEKCDGCKGQDKTACMYICPNDLMVLDREKMKATNRDVSQCWECYCCVKICPQQAIDVRGYADFVPMGASCVPLRSSDSIMWTVKFRNGMLKRFKFPIRTTDEGTAEPAGGYTVDQDDLNNQLLFTEPYSVGTAELPGLKK, encoded by the coding sequence ATGCCTAGTTTTGTAATTGCTGAAAAGTGCGATGGTTGCAAGGGTCAGGACAAAACCGCTTGCATGTACATCTGCCCCAACGACCTGATGGTTCTGGACAGAGAAAAAATGAAAGCCACTAACCGTGACGTATCCCAGTGCTGGGAATGCTACTGCTGTGTTAAGATCTGCCCCCAACAGGCCATTGACGTTCGTGGTTATGCTGACTTCGTTCCTATGGGCGCCAGTTGTGTGCCCCTGAGAAGTTCTGACAGCATCATGTGGACCGTTAAGTTCCGTAATGGCATGCTGAAGCGTTTCAAATTCCCCATCCGTACCACCGATGAAGGTACTGCTGAACCCGCTGGCGGCTACACCGTAGATCAGGACGACCTGAACAACCAGCTTCTGTTCACCGAGCCCTATTCTGTAGGTACTGCTGAACTGCCTGGCTTAAAAAAGTAA
- the sat gene encoding sulfate adenylyltransferase produces the protein MALVQPHGGKLTPVLAPKEQRAELKAKAETLPVIRMSSRESSDCLMIGMGAFSPLTGFMTQADYEGVVNNNHLANGLAWPLPVTLAVTKEQAESIKAGDELALVDDESGIYVGIITVADKYGYDKVKECKAAFFTDDADHPGVQKVMSQGDVYLGGSIVTFSEMGYATKYAGYYAHPAETRALFESKGWNTVCAFQTRNPLHRSHEFLCKIGNEVCDGLFLHPIVGKLKAGDIPAEVRFEAYKAHLENYFNPATVEMRVYPMEMRYAGPKEAILHAIFRQNFGCSHILVGRDHAGVGSYYTAYQAQEIFDQFAPGEILCQPIKVTAAYYCKKCMGMATEKTCPHGKEDRIAISGTKVREMFSKGELPPLEFGRKEVLEILTKYYQSLEK, from the coding sequence ATGGCATTAGTTCAACCCCATGGTGGAAAACTAACCCCGGTGCTGGCTCCCAAAGAGCAGCGCGCAGAACTAAAGGCAAAAGCCGAAACCCTGCCGGTAATCCGTATGAGCTCTCGTGAGTCCTCTGACTGCTTAATGATTGGTATGGGTGCATTTTCCCCGCTGACCGGTTTTATGACCCAGGCGGACTATGAAGGCGTTGTTAACAACAACCACCTGGCCAACGGTTTAGCATGGCCCCTGCCTGTAACCCTGGCAGTTACAAAGGAACAGGCCGAAAGCATTAAGGCTGGCGACGAACTGGCTCTGGTTGACGATGAAAGTGGTATCTATGTTGGTATCATTACCGTTGCCGACAAGTATGGTTATGATAAAGTAAAAGAATGTAAAGCCGCATTCTTTACCGATGATGCCGATCATCCCGGCGTACAAAAAGTAATGTCTCAGGGCGATGTATATCTGGGCGGCAGCATTGTAACCTTCTCTGAAATGGGTTATGCCACCAAATATGCCGGCTACTATGCTCACCCGGCTGAGACCCGCGCTCTGTTTGAGTCCAAAGGCTGGAATACCGTCTGTGCTTTCCAAACCCGGAACCCCCTGCACCGCTCCCACGAGTTCCTGTGCAAGATCGGTAACGAGGTTTGTGACGGTTTGTTCCTCCATCCCATCGTTGGTAAATTAAAGGCCGGGGACATTCCTGCCGAAGTTCGTTTTGAAGCTTACAAAGCTCACCTGGAAAACTACTTCAACCCCGCAACGGTTGAAATGCGTGTGTATCCCATGGAAATGCGCTATGCCGGTCCCAAAGAAGCCATCCTGCACGCGATCTTCCGTCAAAACTTTGGCTGCAGCCACATTCTTGTAGGTCGTGACCACGCTGGTGTTGGCAGCTACTACACTGCTTACCAGGCCCAAGAAATCTTTGATCAGTTTGCACCTGGGGAAATCCTGTGCCAGCCGATTAAAGTAACTGCCGCTTACTACTGCAAGAAGTGCATGGGCATGGCTACCGAGAAAACTTGCCCCCACGGTAAAGAAGACCGTATTGCCATCAGCGGCACCAAAGTTCGTGAAATGTTTTCCAAAGGCGAACTTCCTCCCTTGGAGTTTGGCCGTAAGGAAGTTCTGGAGATCCTCACCAAGTACTACCAAAGTTTGGAGAAGTAA
- a CDS encoding 4Fe-4S dicluster domain-containing protein — protein sequence MSEAAEKEKTTVTYDSEFTKKVYGMENGKWVKMCMQCGICPTTCALKEKMDLSPRRVIQLIRAGRKDEVLKANTMWLCTSCYTCACRCPRGVPMMDVMHDLRHLAVENGITHNSQAMAEVYAKDVAKRGRIWEGGVTLNYGLKIGLGNAIKMALDMQDVGKGMMLHRRLPLLPPKGVKNPGKLRDVLNRAAEIAKEGGH from the coding sequence ATGTCTGAAGCTGCAGAAAAAGAGAAAACCACTGTAACGTACGATTCGGAATTTACCAAAAAGGTTTATGGCATGGAAAATGGGAAATGGGTCAAAATGTGTATGCAGTGCGGGATATGTCCTACCACCTGTGCACTTAAAGAAAAGATGGACCTGTCTCCCAGGCGGGTTATTCAACTGATCCGGGCCGGCCGTAAAGATGAAGTACTTAAAGCCAATACCATGTGGTTATGCACCTCCTGTTATACCTGTGCCTGTCGTTGCCCCCGGGGTGTGCCGATGATGGATGTTATGCACGATCTCCGTCATCTGGCGGTGGAAAACGGTATTACTCATAATTCCCAGGCCATGGCGGAAGTTTACGCCAAGGATGTGGCCAAGCGGGGCCGTATCTGGGAAGGCGGGGTTACTCTAAATTACGGTTTGAAAATTGGTTTAGGGAATGCCATTAAAATGGCCCTGGATATGCAGGATGTTGGTAAGGGCATGATGCTGCACCGCCGTTTGCCGCTGCTGCCTCCTAAGGGTGTTAAAAATCCCGGCAAATTACGCGATGTCTTAAACCGGGCCGCAGAAATCGCCAAGGAGGGTGGTCACTGA
- a CDS encoding response regulator transcription factor gives MKNGTILIADDDHRIVKIVTHSLEQEGYKVMAAQDGEEAVKLATSMNPDLVIMDIMMPKLDGLEASQKIKMLVDVPIIILSAKDDVVDKIVGFKMGVDDYQTKPFSPAELALRVKAVLRRSKGASEQKKNKEVLEYPQVYIEYSTRQIKIWGQEVALTAKEFDMLWLMASHPNQIFSRLQLLEQIWESRYEGDEDTVTVHIRRLRRKIERDPAKPDLIKTVWGVGYKFEPPKDN, from the coding sequence ATGAAAAACGGAACAATACTGATTGCCGATGATGACCATCGAATCGTTAAAATCGTAACCCACTCCTTGGAACAGGAAGGATATAAGGTGATGGCTGCCCAGGATGGGGAAGAAGCGGTCAAACTGGCCACCTCGATGAACCCCGATCTGGTGATTATGGATATCATGATGCCCAAGCTGGATGGTCTGGAAGCCTCACAGAAAATCAAAATGCTGGTTGATGTTCCCATCATTATTTTGTCGGCGAAGGATGATGTGGTGGACAAAATTGTGGGCTTTAAGATGGGTGTTGATGATTACCAAACCAAGCCTTTCAGTCCTGCGGAATTAGCCCTTAGAGTGAAGGCGGTTTTAAGGCGCAGCAAAGGGGCTTCGGAACAAAAGAAAAATAAAGAAGTACTTGAATACCCCCAGGTCTATATTGAGTATTCCACCCGTCAGATCAAAATATGGGGGCAGGAAGTGGCTCTTACAGCTAAGGAATTTGATATGCTCTGGCTAATGGCATCCCACCCCAACCAGATTTTTTCCAGACTCCAGTTGCTGGAACAGATTTGGGAGAGCCGTTATGAGGGAGACGAAGACACCGTAACCGTTCATATTCGCAGACTGCGCAGAAAAATTGAGCGGGACCCGGCCAAACCGGACCTCATTAAAACCGTGTGGGGAGTGGGTTATAAATTTGAACCCCCCAAAGACAACTAA
- a CDS encoding PilZ domain-containing protein: MSKVEGKGIITVKRTVWLRTDLQPATDATITEVEESIFWVNLPRDGNQVLVLQENQEVKLGISLPDGFYSADTTVAHLGNDPKKFYGLKIPEELTESQERRFIRAHHSANVLFRSGDFKAQTAMVNFSAGGIMVYLVPELEKVIQANDKIMVQVSIDNIPFEVEVKQAWQKNYANIPFAGFEFINISSRLQAALAMFSLKYSEKQ, from the coding sequence ATGAGCAAAGTTGAGGGAAAGGGAATTATCACCGTTAAACGAACGGTTTGGCTCCGCACGGACCTCCAACCGGCTACGGATGCAACCATCACCGAAGTGGAAGAATCCATCTTTTGGGTAAATCTTCCTAGGGATGGCAATCAGGTACTGGTGCTGCAGGAAAACCAAGAAGTCAAATTGGGCATCTCCTTACCCGATGGTTTTTACAGCGCCGATACCACCGTAGCCCATTTAGGTAATGATCCAAAAAAGTTTTACGGCCTGAAAATCCCAGAGGAACTTACTGAGTCTCAAGAGAGAAGATTTATACGGGCTCACCATTCCGCCAACGTATTGTTTCGTTCCGGAGACTTTAAGGCGCAAACCGCCATGGTCAATTTTTCCGCAGGAGGTATTATGGTTTACCTTGTACCCGAGCTGGAAAAAGTAATCCAGGCCAATGATAAAATTATGGTACAGGTATCCATTGACAACATTCCCTTTGAAGTGGAAGTAAAACAAGCCTGGCAGAAAAACTATGCCAACATTCCCTTTGCCGGTTTTGAATTTATTAATATTAGCTCTCGTTTACAGGCCGCCCTGGCCATGTTCTCCCTTAAATATTCGGAAAAACAATAA
- a CDS encoding MFS transporter, with translation MDHEASLKKYTLLVATTASFLTPFMGSAINLAVPAIGKEFNSSALLLSWVVTSFLLASAAFLVPFGRLADIVGRKKVFITGITIFSLASIFCGMAGSVEALIAFRVLQGVGSAMIFGTGMAILTSVFPPQERGKVLGINGATVYVGLSLGPVLGGFMNHQFGWHSIFYLNAVLGILAALLAFYKLTGEWAGASGEKYDWVGALLYILGLVTFMYGVSATATSALAKYLLAVGFMLLILFIRYEMKVTYPVLNLKLFSRNITFAFSNLAALINYSATFALGFLLSVYLQVVMGYDSQQAGLILLAQPVLMALLSPFAGRLSDRVEPRIVSSWGMALTTLGLGVFSFLSGGTPLWLIIINLALLGTGFALFSSPNSNAVMGSVEKKYYGIASSTLGTMRLTGQAISMAIVTLIINLFVGNVELNTADAALLLKGTRTAFMVFAIVCLGGVFASLARGNVKASLGMGPEDKQADRQ, from the coding sequence GTGGATCATGAAGCCTCTCTAAAAAAGTACACCCTGCTGGTGGCCACTACGGCCTCCTTTTTAACTCCCTTTATGGGCAGTGCCATTAACCTGGCCGTTCCTGCCATAGGAAAAGAATTTAACAGTAGTGCGCTGCTGTTAAGTTGGGTGGTAACCAGTTTTCTCCTGGCCTCCGCCGCTTTTTTGGTCCCCTTTGGGCGATTGGCGGATATTGTGGGGAGGAAAAAGGTTTTTATCACCGGAATCACCATCTTCTCCCTGGCCTCCATTTTTTGCGGAATGGCAGGTTCCGTTGAGGCGTTAATTGCTTTCCGGGTGTTGCAGGGAGTTGGCAGCGCCATGATTTTTGGTACGGGCATGGCCATTTTAACCTCTGTATTTCCACCCCAGGAGAGAGGGAAGGTGTTGGGCATCAATGGAGCCACGGTGTATGTGGGGCTGTCTCTTGGACCGGTCCTGGGGGGGTTCATGAACCATCAATTTGGTTGGCACTCCATTTTCTACCTGAACGCTGTGCTGGGTATTTTGGCAGCCCTTTTAGCCTTTTATAAATTAACAGGAGAATGGGCCGGCGCCAGTGGTGAAAAATATGATTGGGTTGGCGCCCTTCTTTATATACTGGGTCTGGTAACTTTTATGTACGGTGTGTCGGCCACTGCCACCTCTGCCCTAGCCAAATATTTACTGGCTGTTGGTTTTATGCTGTTAATTCTTTTTATCCGTTATGAAATGAAGGTGACTTATCCTGTTTTAAACCTTAAGCTGTTCAGTAGAAACATTACCTTTGCCTTTTCCAACCTGGCAGCTTTGATTAATTACAGCGCAACCTTTGCTTTAGGTTTTCTCCTGTCGGTCTATCTGCAAGTGGTCATGGGATACGACTCTCAGCAGGCGGGACTGATTTTGCTGGCCCAACCGGTGCTTATGGCTTTGTTATCGCCTTTTGCCGGAAGGTTGTCCGACCGGGTGGAGCCGAGAATTGTGTCTTCCTGGGGAATGGCACTCACAACGCTGGGGCTGGGGGTTTTCAGCTTTTTAAGCGGAGGGACTCCTCTCTGGCTGATTATTATCAATCTTGCCCTATTGGGGACCGGTTTTGCATTATTTTCCTCACCCAACAGCAATGCGGTAATGGGTTCTGTGGAAAAAAAATATTACGGCATCGCTTCCTCCACCCTGGGGACCATGAGGTTGACCGGCCAGGCCATCAGTATGGCCATTGTTACATTAATCATTAATTTGTTTGTTGGAAATGTGGAATTAAATACAGCGGATGCCGCTTTATTGCTCAAGGGAACCAGGACAGCCTTTATGGTCTTTGCAATCGTTTGTCTTGGCGGCGTTTTTGCCTCTTTGGCCCGGGGCAATGTTAAAGCGTCCCTGGGCATGGGTCCCGAAGATAAGCAGGCGGACAGACAATAA
- the aprA gene encoding adenylyl-sulfate reductase subunit alpha produces the protein MPNFETVVVSTDILILGGGMAACGAAVEAAYWAKKQGLKVTLVDKAAMDRSGAVAMGLSAINQYLGIAKGDNTVEDYVKYVKNDLMGIARDDQVADIARHVDSSVHLFEKWGLPIWTNDEGNYVRGGRWQIMLNGESYKVIVAEAAKNALGTDNIYERVYICEPIMDGDRIAGAVGFSTREEKVYVFKAKAVLAAMGGAVGVFKPRSTGEGLGRSWYPPFSSGSSAYFTMAAGAEMTCQEVRFIPVRFKDAYGPVGAWFLLFKSRATNGFGEEYMVTRREELANWGPYGSVKPIPANLRNYLGMLDVSDGKGPLYMQTAEAIANLAKKYEDDPKAFKKKMKELESEAWEDFLDMTVSQAILWAACNIAPEEKFSEIAAAEPYFIGSHSGASGAWVSGPADLAPAEYQWGYTNMTTIKGLFAAGDASGASSHKFSSGSHAEGRIAGKSMVRFVVENNQEPNIDDAKVEELKAKVLKPMAVWEEFSGFTTDPDVNPNYILPKMYMFRLQKMMDEYAGGVVANFTTSKALLDKGLEYLLMLKEDSEKLAARNLHELMRAWENIHRTLQAESHIRTVLFREETRFPGYYFRADMPAINPEWEVFCNCKYDAASGEWEMIKRPIIRLVD, from the coding sequence ATGCCGAACTTTGAAACTGTAGTCGTTAGTACCGACATTCTGATCCTTGGTGGCGGTATGGCAGCTTGCGGCGCAGCCGTTGAAGCAGCTTACTGGGCCAAGAAACAAGGTTTAAAGGTTACCCTGGTAGATAAGGCTGCTATGGACCGTTCCGGTGCAGTTGCCATGGGTCTTTCCGCTATCAACCAATATTTAGGTATTGCCAAAGGTGACAACACCGTTGAAGATTATGTAAAATATGTTAAAAACGACTTAATGGGTATTGCCCGTGACGACCAAGTCGCTGACATCGCCCGTCACGTTGACTCTTCCGTACACCTGTTTGAAAAGTGGGGTCTCCCTATCTGGACCAACGACGAAGGCAACTACGTTCGTGGTGGCCGCTGGCAGATCATGTTAAACGGTGAATCCTACAAGGTAATCGTTGCTGAAGCTGCTAAGAACGCTCTGGGCACCGACAACATCTATGAGCGCGTATACATCTGCGAACCCATCATGGATGGCGACAGAATCGCCGGCGCAGTTGGTTTCAGCACCCGTGAAGAAAAAGTCTATGTATTTAAGGCTAAAGCCGTTTTGGCTGCTATGGGCGGCGCCGTAGGCGTATTCAAGCCCCGTTCCACCGGTGAAGGTCTAGGCCGTTCCTGGTATCCTCCTTTTAGCTCCGGTTCTTCCGCATACTTCACCATGGCTGCCGGCGCTGAAATGACCTGCCAAGAAGTTCGTTTCATCCCCGTACGCTTTAAAGATGCTTACGGCCCTGTAGGCGCTTGGTTCCTGCTCTTCAAATCCCGCGCTACCAACGGTTTTGGCGAAGAGTATATGGTAACCCGTCGTGAAGAACTGGCTAACTGGGGTCCCTATGGCTCCGTTAAACCGATCCCGGCTAACCTGCGTAACTACCTGGGCATGCTGGATGTAAGCGATGGCAAAGGCCCCCTGTACATGCAGACTGCTGAAGCCATTGCTAACTTAGCGAAGAAATACGAAGACGATCCCAAAGCCTTCAAGAAGAAAATGAAAGAACTGGAAAGCGAAGCTTGGGAAGATTTCCTTGATATGACTGTATCACAGGCTATCCTGTGGGCAGCTTGCAACATCGCTCCCGAAGAGAAATTCTCCGAGATCGCTGCTGCTGAACCTTACTTCATTGGTTCTCACTCCGGTGCTTCCGGTGCTTGGGTTTCCGGTCCTGCTGACCTGGCTCCTGCTGAATACCAGTGGGGTTACACCAACATGACAACTATTAAAGGCCTGTTTGCCGCCGGTGATGCTTCTGGCGCTTCCAGCCACAAGTTCTCCTCCGGTTCCCACGCTGAAGGCCGTATTGCTGGTAAATCCATGGTTCGTTTCGTTGTAGAAAACAACCAGGAACCCAACATTGACGATGCTAAAGTAGAAGAACTGAAAGCTAAAGTTCTGAAGCCCATGGCTGTTTGGGAAGAATTCAGTGGCTTTACCACCGATCCCGACGTAAACCCCAACTACATCCTGCCCAAGATGTACATGTTCCGTCTTCAGAAGATGATGGACGAGTATGCTGGCGGTGTTGTTGCTAACTTTACCACTTCCAAGGCCCTGTTGGATAAAGGTCTTGAGTATCTGTTAATGTTGAAAGAAGACAGCGAAAAGCTGGCTGCCCGTAACCTGCACGAATTAATGAGAGCCTGGGAAAACATCCACAGAACACTGCAGGCCGAATCCCACATTCGCACTGTCCTGTTCCGTGAAGAAACCCGGTTCCCCGGCTACTACTTCCGTGCTGATATGCCCGCTATCAATCCTGAGTGGGAAGTATTCTGCAACTGCAAGTACGATGCTGCTAGCGGCGAATGGGAAATGATTAAACGCCCCATTATCCGTCTGGTTGACTAA
- a CDS encoding YkgJ family cysteine cluster protein, with translation MLQPVELYNALGKAEQNNFFMTLQKVYDQLPETTCSGCATCCNWGSPPAFFIEYLNMYKFLRDQRKDHWQEILGKATEYFYLELVDTGQKCPFLNENKSCSIYEVRPFTCRSYGLLSKKDFETGDRGLQGMARKFWDEYQIKIPDELINSELSWCDKVSFGKDKYLEKTTLAGLAAQIGKLDCTFFPQDLVDKEGTLLPYPVHLMNTVLGSGARARKLKVMKEFSDCGTKELLKPFVEKACAFQF, from the coding sequence ATGTTGCAGCCGGTGGAACTTTACAATGCCTTGGGAAAAGCCGAGCAAAACAACTTCTTTATGACCCTTCAAAAAGTATATGATCAGTTGCCTGAGACCACCTGTTCCGGATGCGCTACTTGTTGCAACTGGGGCAGTCCTCCTGCTTTTTTTATTGAATACCTTAATATGTATAAATTTTTACGGGATCAGAGAAAAGATCACTGGCAGGAAATACTGGGAAAAGCCACGGAGTATTTTTATCTGGAACTGGTGGATACCGGTCAAAAGTGTCCCTTTTTAAATGAGAACAAGAGCTGTTCTATCTATGAAGTCCGGCCTTTTACCTGTCGTTCCTATGGTCTGCTTTCTAAAAAGGACTTTGAGACCGGGGACCGGGGACTGCAAGGGATGGCTCGGAAGTTCTGGGATGAATACCAGATCAAAATTCCTGACGAATTGATAAATTCCGAACTGTCCTGGTGCGATAAAGTATCTTTCGGAAAGGACAAATATCTGGAAAAAACCACCTTGGCAGGCCTGGCAGCCCAAATCGGCAAACTGGACTGTACCTTCTTTCCTCAGGATCTGGTGGACAAAGAAGGAACCTTGCTCCCCTACCCGGTTCACTTAATGAATACGGTCTTAGGCTCCGGAGCTCGGGCCAGAAAGCTAAAAGTCATGAAGGAATTTAGCGATTGCGGCACCAAAGAACTTCTCAAGCCCTTTGTGGAAAAGGCCTGTGCTTTCCAATTTTAA